A part of Myxococcus landrumus genomic DNA contains:
- a CDS encoding helix-turn-helix domain-containing protein — MKTHPEGSASTRKPPKVRRRRASDRARLSRQQLERRLALSVGEEARSARMRAGLTQADVAERIGIAAEVYGRMERGKMMPSVPTLFRLCLALRLSADVGMGLVTAVSVGAALWEEDSREKDHLPEMRRLLRTLRRMSRSQLKLVNQVAAAILPQR; from the coding sequence GTGAAGACCCACCCTGAAGGTTCCGCCTCCACCCGCAAGCCGCCCAAAGTGCGCCGGAGGCGTGCCAGCGACCGTGCCCGGCTGTCGCGTCAGCAATTGGAGCGCCGCCTGGCGCTGAGTGTCGGCGAGGAGGCCCGGTCCGCGCGGATGCGCGCGGGGCTGACGCAGGCGGATGTGGCCGAGCGCATCGGCATCGCGGCGGAAGTCTATGGGCGGATGGAGCGCGGGAAGATGATGCCCAGCGTGCCCACGCTGTTCCGGCTGTGTCTGGCGTTGCGCCTGTCCGCGGACGTGGGGATGGGGCTGGTGACGGCCGTCTCCGTGGGGGCGGCGCTGTGGGAAGAGGACTCGCGTGAGAAGGACCACCTGCCGGAGATGCGGCGGCTGCTTCGCACGCTGCGCCGCATGTCCCGGAGCCAACTCAAGCTGGTGAATCAGGTCGCCGCCGCCATCCTCCCGCAGCGCTGA
- a CDS encoding TonB-dependent receptor domain-containing protein → MAVEADLARTDAGWSVEGLAPDAGGAEPVFVPPSLAQDAPAPYPPELAPERIAGVVRLELWIDEAGEVETATLVLGVHPLLDRAALHAAPSLRFTPATLDGQPVAVRLAFEYRFEAPTDVARAASQAPVTLRGLVRTKGNRRPIAGATLVSDIAPDAPVQTDVDGRFEARWPAGGQRVRVMAPGHKPGSFLEALQTREALEVVYGLEPLVINPYETVVRGDRERTEVSRVTLHDAELRDVPGTMGDPFRVIMLLPGVGSMLSGVAYPVVRGSQPAATGYFLDGIRVPILFHLFLGPAVIHPDFIDAIDFFPGSPPPRYGRLLGGAIEGRLTRPRDDRVHGSAYADLINAGFFLETPFKSTGTNVSVAGRYSYTPWLIALAANQLQDPPPPGRLNSKVVLDFWDYQLRVEQDVGEGKLRLFAFGSSDTFGTEAQDEFGETGLQSILFHRVDLRHRHPVGGGELELGVTWGLDRFAVTSSDPPDEATSIHIDQGTWAARVGYTRPLRQDVTLRLGGDADHKRAVVDFYEQTPDEQTDELAPVALATFLGAWAELVWQPTPKWSVVPGLRVDNYHLSPGIDRTAVEPRLSLRHQLTDTVVLKGSAGLFHQPPTSLISLPVVDVGSLFLGLQQGAQFSLGAEWKVLQGLDVGLDVYVNPLVRTIELTPFADEGLVDDPSPLPDPGDGSGIPDRDDLNLPDFSSRGLAYGMELLVRHPLGDNWFGWLSYTLQRSVRRTRFYRYDGDGNVRGESVSNLPFAFDQTHVLNLVLSYKFSNSVSLGGVLHFNTGRPEYGTLGTQTHRAGLDSSGRASWVKVDRDAVDRLPAFIRFDMRLSKSWVYETFSLEAYLDMLNVTISRETVSFEYDGGGGRPLSKKAVGLPIVLPILGLKGRY, encoded by the coding sequence ATGGCCGTGGAGGCGGACCTGGCGCGCACCGACGCGGGCTGGTCGGTGGAGGGGCTGGCACCGGACGCGGGGGGGGCCGAGCCCGTCTTCGTTCCGCCCTCGCTGGCGCAGGACGCGCCCGCGCCGTACCCGCCGGAGCTCGCCCCGGAGCGCATCGCGGGTGTCGTGCGGTTGGAGTTGTGGATTGACGAGGCCGGGGAGGTGGAGACCGCGACGCTGGTGCTGGGCGTCCACCCGCTGTTGGACAGGGCCGCGCTGCACGCCGCGCCGTCCCTGCGCTTCACGCCCGCGACGTTGGATGGCCAACCCGTCGCGGTGCGCCTGGCCTTCGAGTACCGCTTCGAGGCGCCCACGGACGTCGCGCGCGCGGCCTCGCAGGCGCCCGTCACGCTGCGGGGCCTGGTGCGCACCAAGGGCAACCGCCGCCCCATCGCCGGCGCCACGCTGGTGTCGGACATCGCACCGGACGCGCCCGTGCAGACGGACGTGGACGGCCGCTTCGAGGCGCGCTGGCCCGCGGGTGGTCAGCGCGTCCGGGTGATGGCGCCCGGCCACAAGCCCGGGAGCTTCCTGGAGGCGCTCCAGACGCGCGAGGCGCTGGAGGTGGTGTACGGGCTGGAGCCGCTGGTCATCAACCCGTACGAGACGGTGGTGCGGGGAGACCGCGAGCGCACGGAGGTCAGCCGCGTCACGCTCCACGACGCGGAGCTGCGGGACGTGCCCGGGACGATGGGGGACCCGTTCCGCGTCATCATGTTGCTGCCGGGCGTGGGCAGCATGCTGTCCGGCGTGGCCTACCCGGTGGTGCGCGGCAGCCAGCCCGCGGCCACGGGCTACTTCCTGGATGGCATTCGCGTCCCCATCCTCTTCCACCTGTTCCTGGGCCCGGCCGTCATCCACCCGGACTTCATCGACGCCATCGACTTCTTCCCGGGCTCACCTCCGCCCCGCTACGGGCGGCTGTTGGGAGGCGCCATCGAGGGGCGGCTCACCCGGCCTCGCGACGACCGCGTCCATGGCAGCGCGTACGCGGACCTCATCAACGCGGGCTTCTTCCTGGAGACGCCCTTCAAGTCCACCGGCACCAACGTCAGCGTCGCGGGCCGCTATTCCTATACGCCGTGGCTCATCGCGCTCGCGGCCAACCAGCTCCAGGACCCGCCGCCTCCGGGGCGCCTCAACTCGAAGGTGGTGCTCGACTTCTGGGACTACCAGCTGCGCGTGGAGCAGGACGTGGGGGAGGGGAAGCTGCGGTTGTTTGCCTTTGGCTCCTCGGACACCTTCGGCACGGAGGCCCAGGACGAGTTCGGCGAGACGGGGCTCCAGTCCATCCTCTTCCACCGCGTGGATTTGAGGCACCGCCATCCGGTGGGCGGCGGCGAGCTGGAGTTGGGCGTGACGTGGGGTCTGGACCGCTTCGCCGTCACCAGCAGCGACCCGCCCGACGAGGCCACCTCCATCCACATCGACCAGGGCACGTGGGCCGCGCGCGTGGGCTACACCCGGCCGCTGCGGCAGGACGTGACGCTGCGGCTGGGAGGAGACGCGGACCACAAGCGCGCCGTCGTCGACTTCTACGAGCAGACGCCCGACGAGCAGACGGACGAGCTGGCCCCGGTGGCGCTGGCCACCTTCCTGGGCGCGTGGGCGGAGCTGGTGTGGCAGCCCACGCCGAAGTGGTCCGTGGTGCCGGGGCTGCGCGTGGACAACTACCACCTGTCTCCGGGCATCGACCGGACGGCGGTGGAGCCCCGGCTCAGCCTGCGTCACCAGCTCACCGACACGGTGGTGCTCAAGGGCTCCGCGGGCCTGTTCCACCAGCCGCCCACGTCCCTCATCAGCCTGCCCGTGGTGGACGTGGGGAGCCTCTTCCTCGGGCTCCAGCAGGGCGCGCAGTTCTCGCTGGGCGCGGAGTGGAAGGTGCTCCAGGGCCTGGACGTGGGGCTGGACGTGTACGTCAACCCGCTGGTCCGCACGATTGAGCTCACGCCCTTCGCCGACGAGGGCCTGGTGGATGACCCCAGCCCGCTGCCGGACCCGGGGGATGGCTCCGGCATCCCGGACCGCGATGATTTGAACCTGCCCGACTTCAGCAGCCGGGGCCTGGCCTATGGAATGGAGCTGCTCGTCCGCCATCCGCTGGGCGACAACTGGTTCGGCTGGCTCTCCTATACGTTGCAGCGCAGCGTCCGCCGCACGCGCTTCTACCGATACGACGGGGACGGCAACGTGCGGGGGGAATCCGTGTCGAACCTGCCCTTCGCCTTCGACCAGACCCACGTCCTCAACCTGGTGCTCAGCTACAAGTTCTCCAACAGCGTCTCCCTGGGCGGCGTGCTGCACTTCAACACGGGCCGTCCCGAGTACGGCACGCTGGGCACGCAGACCCACCGCGCGGGCCTGGACAGCTCCGGCCGCGCCTCGTGGGTGAAGGTGGACCGGGACGCGGTGGACCGGCTGCCGGCGTTCATCCGCTTCGACATGCGTCTGTCCAAGTCGTGGGTGTACGAGACGTTCAGCCTGGAGGCGTACCTGGACATGCTCAACGTCACCATCAGCCGGGAGACGGTGAGCTTCGAGTACGACGGCGGCGGTGGCCGCCCCCTCTCCAAGAAGGCGGTGGGCCTGCCCATCGTCCTGCCCATCCTCGGACTCAAGGGGCGGTACTGA
- a CDS encoding hybrid sensor histidine kinase/response regulator has product MHTDSAVLAGVGAPGVLLVDDNPANLLSLEAILEPLGVTLTKASSGEQALRFLLREDYAVILLDVRMAGMNGFETASLIKQRERTRNVPIIFLTAYGRDDSELVAGYSTGAVDFLQKPFPPEVLRSKVSVFVELFRAQHQVRAQAELLRCKEAEARELAHRAAGHIDRLRDFTARLSEASTVRDVCRALFEQGLVAAGAKAGAVNLLDEEGGALEIVDAVGYPEQVLAKWRRIPLSNPVPLTEAVREQRPIWLGSLDEWQGRYPHLNAHGIHESAIALPLMVKGRALGAIGLSFARARLFTEMDRAFFSALAHACAQALEQVRLITEERRAHEELRRRSEFEQQLVGIVSHDLRNPLAAIAMSVGLLEKKEALSDSQRRTVQRIGQASERAARMIRDLLDFTKARLGGGIALHRRPMELSEVVTQVLDEVQVAHPERHVDVDVPPGVQGEWDPDRIAQVLTNLLSNALTYSPRQAPVRLRACAEGGQVLLSIYNGGAPIPMELLPRLFEPLTRGTLKEGQSNRSIGLGLYIVRDIVRGHGGGVDVVSSEEHGTTFTVRLPRCLT; this is encoded by the coding sequence ATGCACACGGACTCCGCCGTGCTCGCGGGGGTGGGCGCGCCGGGTGTGCTGCTGGTGGATGACAACCCCGCGAACCTGCTGTCGCTGGAAGCCATCCTCGAGCCGCTCGGCGTGACGCTGACGAAGGCGTCGTCGGGGGAACAGGCGCTGCGCTTCCTCCTGCGGGAGGACTACGCCGTCATCCTCCTGGACGTGCGCATGGCGGGGATGAACGGCTTCGAGACGGCGTCGCTCATCAAGCAGCGCGAGCGCACGCGCAACGTCCCCATCATCTTCCTCACCGCGTACGGTCGCGACGACTCGGAGCTGGTCGCGGGCTACTCCACGGGCGCGGTGGACTTCCTCCAGAAGCCCTTCCCGCCGGAGGTGCTGCGCTCGAAGGTGTCCGTCTTCGTGGAGTTGTTCCGCGCGCAGCACCAGGTGCGGGCACAGGCGGAGCTGCTCCGGTGCAAGGAGGCGGAGGCGCGGGAGCTGGCGCACCGGGCCGCGGGCCACATCGACCGGCTGCGCGACTTCACCGCGCGCCTGTCGGAGGCCAGCACGGTGCGGGACGTGTGCCGCGCCCTCTTCGAGCAGGGGCTGGTGGCCGCGGGCGCGAAGGCGGGCGCCGTCAACCTGCTGGACGAGGAAGGCGGTGCGCTCGAAATCGTGGACGCGGTGGGCTACCCGGAGCAGGTGCTGGCCAAGTGGCGGCGCATCCCGCTCTCCAACCCGGTGCCGCTGACGGAGGCGGTGCGCGAGCAGCGGCCCATCTGGCTGGGTTCCCTGGATGAATGGCAGGGCCGCTACCCGCACCTCAACGCGCACGGCATCCATGAGTCCGCCATCGCGCTGCCGCTGATGGTGAAGGGGCGGGCGCTGGGCGCCATTGGCCTGTCATTCGCTCGCGCGCGGCTGTTCACGGAGATGGACCGGGCGTTCTTCTCCGCGCTGGCGCACGCGTGCGCGCAGGCGCTGGAGCAGGTGCGCCTCATCACCGAGGAGCGCCGCGCCCACGAGGAGCTGCGCCGCCGCTCGGAGTTCGAGCAGCAGCTGGTGGGCATCGTCTCGCACGACTTGCGCAACCCGCTGGCCGCCATCGCCATGTCGGTGGGCCTGCTGGAGAAGAAGGAGGCGCTGTCCGACTCGCAGCGGCGCACGGTGCAGCGCATCGGCCAGGCCAGCGAGCGCGCGGCGCGGATGATTCGGGACCTGCTCGACTTCACCAAGGCGCGGCTGGGCGGAGGCATCGCGCTGCACCGGCGGCCCATGGAGCTGTCCGAGGTGGTGACGCAGGTGCTGGACGAGGTGCAGGTAGCGCATCCGGAGCGGCACGTGGACGTGGACGTGCCGCCGGGCGTGCAGGGGGAGTGGGACCCGGACCGCATCGCGCAGGTGCTCACGAACCTGCTCTCCAACGCCCTGACCTACAGCCCCCGTCAGGCGCCGGTGCGTCTTCGCGCCTGCGCGGAAGGGGGGCAGGTGCTCTTGAGCATCTACAACGGTGGGGCGCCCATCCCGATGGAGCTGTTGCCTCGCTTGTTCGAGCCCCTGACGCGCGGGACGCTCAAGGAAGGGCAGTCCAACCGCAGCATCGGCCTGGGGCTCTACATCGTCCGCGACATCGTCCGGGGCCATGGAGGCGGGGTGGACGTGGTGTCCTCCGAGGAGCACGGCACCACCTTCACGGTCCGCCTGCCGCGCTGCCTGACGTGA
- a CDS encoding sensor histidine kinase, translating to MLDFQWTSLNAAAEHFVHDWGVPPVLSRWEPQGLRGVELESCVRVWATGVPLSSTLRLARDGLEACFQVVGLKEADGLALWLLEPSSEDAEGLRDALEREREARRRAEGALEGTRDVQAREELLRLALSMARMVAWEWAEGRRAVTWSQDADGFFGQLPGALGSSLPGFLSCVLAEDRPKVARGIEQALAVDGAYTLKFRCRHVDGATHWYEAVGQSFHEGERPHRMVGVVMDCTEREHAEAVLREAEERYRLAARATHDVLWDCDLGTGRVLWDAGQEELFGYGRDAADHDITWWTERLHPDEREGVSRGLHDFIASDRAAWQAEYRFLCHDGTWAHVLDRGVLSRDAAGRPVRMIGSMMDITERKRALERLAEEAQFRERFIGILGHDLRNPLNAITLSARALRRRTAMNSSQQQMAQRIEASAERMGTMISDILDLTRARLSGGIPLQVAPANLSIVCRQVVEELSAVHPDRSIAFDVDGRSDGVWDADRLAQVLSNLVGNALEHGDQDAPVLLRCMDVDARQVVEVHNPGAPIPAPQLATLFDPFRQAGVAREKGRRRGGLGLGLFIVREIVHAHGGSVDVRSSERDGTTFTVTLPRDARRSTR from the coding sequence GTGCTCGACTTTCAGTGGACGTCGCTCAACGCGGCGGCGGAGCACTTCGTCCATGACTGGGGGGTGCCCCCGGTGTTGTCCCGCTGGGAGCCCCAGGGCCTGCGGGGCGTGGAGCTGGAGTCCTGCGTGCGGGTGTGGGCCACGGGCGTTCCTCTGTCGTCCACCCTGAGGCTGGCCCGCGACGGGCTGGAGGCCTGCTTCCAGGTGGTGGGCCTCAAGGAGGCGGACGGACTCGCCCTATGGCTGCTGGAGCCCTCCAGCGAGGACGCGGAGGGGCTGCGCGACGCGCTGGAGCGTGAGCGGGAGGCGCGGCGGCGCGCGGAGGGCGCGCTGGAGGGCACCCGCGATGTGCAGGCCCGCGAGGAGCTCCTGCGGCTGGCCCTGTCCATGGCGCGCATGGTGGCGTGGGAGTGGGCGGAGGGGCGGCGCGCGGTGACCTGGTCCCAGGACGCGGACGGCTTCTTCGGCCAGCTCCCCGGGGCGCTGGGCAGCTCGCTGCCGGGCTTCTTGTCGTGTGTCCTGGCGGAGGACCGGCCCAAGGTGGCGCGCGGAATCGAGCAGGCGCTGGCGGTGGATGGGGCCTACACCCTCAAGTTCCGCTGCCGGCACGTGGACGGCGCCACGCATTGGTACGAGGCCGTGGGCCAGAGCTTCCACGAAGGGGAGCGCCCCCACCGCATGGTGGGGGTGGTGATGGACTGCACGGAGCGCGAGCACGCGGAGGCCGTGCTGCGGGAGGCGGAGGAGCGCTACCGGCTGGCGGCGCGCGCCACGCATGACGTGTTGTGGGATTGCGATTTGGGTACCGGGCGCGTGCTGTGGGATGCGGGGCAGGAGGAGCTGTTCGGCTATGGACGTGATGCCGCGGACCACGACATCACCTGGTGGACCGAGCGGCTGCACCCGGACGAGCGCGAAGGGGTGTCCAGGGGGCTGCATGACTTCATCGCCTCGGACCGCGCCGCGTGGCAGGCGGAGTACCGCTTCCTCTGCCATGACGGCACCTGGGCCCATGTGCTGGACAGAGGGGTGTTGTCGCGCGACGCCGCGGGCCGGCCCGTGCGGATGATTGGCTCGATGATGGACATCACCGAGCGCAAGCGCGCGCTGGAGCGGCTGGCGGAGGAGGCGCAGTTCCGGGAGCGCTTCATCGGCATCCTGGGCCATGACTTGCGCAATCCGCTCAACGCCATCACCTTGTCCGCCCGGGCCTTGCGTCGGCGCACGGCCATGAATTCCTCCCAGCAGCAGATGGCCCAGCGCATCGAGGCGAGTGCCGAGCGCATGGGCACGATGATTTCAGACATTCTGGACCTGACGCGGGCGCGGCTGTCGGGGGGCATCCCCTTGCAGGTGGCGCCGGCGAACCTGTCCATCGTGTGCCGGCAGGTGGTGGAGGAACTGTCCGCTGTCCATCCCGACCGCTCCATCGCCTTCGATGTGGACGGTCGTTCGGACGGAGTGTGGGACGCGGACAGGTTGGCGCAGGTGCTCAGCAACCTGGTGGGCAACGCGCTGGAGCACGGCGACCAGGATGCCCCCGTGTTGCTGCGGTGCATGGATGTGGATGCCCGGCAGGTGGTGGAAGTCCACAACCCCGGCGCGCCCATCCCCGCGCCTCAACTGGCCACGCTGTTCGACCCGTTCCGTCAGGCGGGGGTCGCCCGTGAGAAGGGGCGCCGCCGCGGCGGGCTGGGGCTGGGACTGTTCATCGTGCGAGAGATTGTCCATGCGCACGGGGGCAGCGTGGACGTGCGCTCCTCCGAACGGGATGGGACGACCTTCACCGTGACGCTCCCGCGCGACGCCCGCCGCTCCACGCGCTGA
- a CDS encoding MbnP family copper-binding protein, with translation MNTMWKSARWVLLPTLLLLQACGDDEGSKTYTVRFSPQVRQEALTCEGLYTDIGTSRSTIELLDFEMFVRDVTLVRANGERHPLKLEQDGTWQRDNIALLDFEDGTGTCRTGGTAATRREVVGSAPEHDDYTRLEFKVGLAPERNHLDYQVETAPLDNRDMWWGWQMGYKFVKLDVRTPANAAYVFHLGAVGCKGSVGEGYTCASDSQATIALDDFSPEKNQVVLDVAGLFSELDVNRVPNGTSDMMAGCMSNAGDPECPALYSQFGLAPDGSPKALPKTFFRVR, from the coding sequence ATGAACACCATGTGGAAGTCCGCTCGCTGGGTGCTGCTCCCCACCCTGTTGCTCTTGCAGGCCTGTGGTGATGACGAGGGCAGCAAGACCTACACCGTGCGCTTCAGCCCCCAGGTCCGCCAGGAGGCGCTGACCTGCGAGGGGCTCTATACCGATATCGGGACGTCGCGGAGCACCATCGAGCTGTTGGACTTCGAGATGTTCGTGCGGGACGTCACGCTGGTGCGCGCCAATGGCGAGCGGCATCCGCTGAAGCTGGAGCAGGACGGCACGTGGCAGCGCGACAACATCGCCCTGCTCGACTTCGAGGATGGGACGGGCACCTGCAGGACGGGAGGCACGGCGGCGACGCGCCGGGAGGTGGTGGGCTCGGCGCCGGAGCATGACGACTACACGCGCCTGGAGTTCAAGGTCGGGCTGGCCCCAGAGCGCAACCACCTGGACTACCAGGTGGAGACCGCGCCGCTGGACAACCGGGACATGTGGTGGGGCTGGCAGATGGGCTACAAGTTCGTGAAGCTGGATGTCCGCACGCCCGCGAACGCGGCGTACGTCTTCCATCTGGGCGCCGTCGGGTGCAAGGGCTCGGTGGGAGAGGGCTACACCTGTGCGTCCGACAGCCAGGCGACCATCGCCCTGGACGACTTCAGTCCGGAGAAGAACCAGGTCGTCCTGGACGTGGCGGGGTTGTTCTCGGAGCTGGACGTGAACCGGGTCCCCAACGGCACCTCGGACATGATGGCGGGCTGCATGTCGAATGCGGGGGACCCGGAGTGCCCGGCGCTCTATTCGCAGTTCGGCCTGGCGCCGGACGGCAGTCCCAAGGCACTTCCCAAGACGTTCTTCCGCGTGCGCTGA
- a CDS encoding methanobactin export MATE transporter MbnM, translated as MSRAWKVSAVVAAMAAAGCGDSGPGAPAPYVWSLPAGFPEPFVPEDNPMSEAKVALGRHLFYDARLSGNGTMSCASCHEQSRAFSDGKTTPVGSTGDRVPRNAPGLANVAYLDTYTWANPVLETLESQALVPLFGEHPTELGLTSRLEEALERLRADARYAELFRAAFPGEADPVSRSSIVKALASFQRTLMSGASPYDRYLQGETSALSASARRGMELFFGERAECYHCHSGRHLSNSFRAKGMQRQPAAFFNTGLYDLNGQGAYPPQNPGLYEFTLNALDQGRFRVPPLRNVELTAPYMHDGSIPTLEAVIELYMAGGRNVLEGPYAGDGRLNPNKDPLVRPFELSDSEKGDLVAFLKSLTDTAFVSDPRFSNPWE; from the coding sequence ATGTCGCGTGCGTGGAAGGTGAGCGCGGTGGTGGCCGCGATGGCGGCCGCCGGATGTGGGGACAGTGGGCCGGGGGCGCCAGCGCCGTATGTGTGGAGCCTGCCGGCGGGATTCCCCGAGCCCTTCGTGCCCGAGGACAACCCCATGTCCGAGGCCAAGGTGGCGCTGGGCCGCCACCTCTTCTACGACGCGCGGCTGTCTGGCAATGGCACCATGTCGTGCGCCAGTTGCCACGAGCAGTCGCGGGCGTTCTCGGATGGGAAGACCACGCCCGTGGGTTCGACGGGGGACCGGGTCCCCCGCAACGCGCCGGGACTGGCGAACGTGGCCTACCTGGACACGTATACGTGGGCCAATCCGGTGCTGGAGACGCTGGAGTCGCAGGCCCTGGTGCCGCTGTTCGGCGAGCACCCCACGGAGCTGGGGTTGACGTCGCGGCTGGAGGAGGCGCTCGAGCGGCTTCGAGCGGACGCGCGGTACGCGGAGCTGTTCCGCGCGGCGTTTCCGGGCGAGGCGGACCCGGTGAGTCGCTCGTCCATCGTGAAGGCGCTGGCGTCCTTCCAGCGGACGTTGATGTCGGGCGCCTCCCCGTATGACCGGTACCTTCAAGGGGAGACCTCGGCGCTGTCCGCATCGGCGCGCCGGGGGATGGAGCTGTTCTTTGGCGAGCGGGCCGAGTGCTACCACTGCCACAGCGGGCGACACCTCTCGAACTCGTTCCGGGCGAAGGGGATGCAGCGGCAGCCGGCGGCGTTCTTCAACACGGGTCTGTACGACTTGAACGGGCAGGGGGCCTACCCTCCCCAGAACCCGGGCCTCTATGAGTTCACCCTCAATGCGCTGGACCAGGGACGCTTCCGGGTGCCCCCGCTGCGCAACGTCGAGCTGACGGCGCCGTACATGCACGACGGCAGCATCCCCACGCTGGAGGCGGTCATCGAGCTCTACATGGCTGGGGGGCGCAACGTGCTGGAAGGCCCCTATGCGGGCGACGGGCGCCTCAATCCCAACAAGGACCCGCTGGTGCGGCCTTTCGAGCTGTCCGATTCGGAGAAGGGTGACCTCGTCGCCTTCTTGAAGAGCCTCACGGACACGGCCTTCGTGAGCGACCCGCGCTTCTCCAATCCGTGGGAGTGA
- a CDS encoding WD40 repeat domain-containing protein: MTQRWSWSRLALWGVPSSRDAEYQGVSFSPGGELLVTLEHQGAERLRWWRWHGAKAPEALAGEVVIPQGVAARPLPLLGGIAVTDQRFHISLRAVEDGRLMRQEALPGREAWGLTANRQGTLLAMQNFTGGVLLWDVETWASLGRLEGPQEDVTGLAFSPDGRLLAASSLEGRIVVWEVPSKRLVHVHEERDAQFTHPAFTPDGTELVAPTTSQRLQRLHVSDWSPAGTFAGSLAGMSSVDFSPDGGLFTTTKGGFRVFDTRTNTCLLHHDVDNDFYYSNSAFSPDGTAVAWGEPDGTVSLWGPTPAG, translated from the coding sequence ATGACGCAGCGATGGTCGTGGTCCCGCCTCGCCCTCTGGGGCGTCCCCAGCTCGAGGGACGCTGAGTATCAAGGGGTCTCCTTCTCACCCGGTGGAGAGCTGCTGGTGACGCTGGAGCACCAGGGCGCCGAGCGGCTGCGATGGTGGCGGTGGCACGGCGCGAAGGCGCCCGAGGCATTGGCCGGGGAGGTCGTCATCCCCCAAGGAGTCGCGGCCAGGCCGCTCCCGTTGCTCGGGGGAATCGCGGTGACGGACCAGCGCTTTCACATCAGCCTGCGTGCGGTGGAAGACGGACGACTCATGAGGCAGGAGGCACTCCCGGGCCGCGAGGCATGGGGACTCACCGCGAACCGTCAGGGCACCCTGCTCGCGATGCAGAACTTCACCGGTGGCGTGCTGCTGTGGGATGTCGAGACGTGGGCTTCGCTGGGCCGGCTCGAAGGGCCGCAGGAGGACGTCACCGGGTTGGCCTTCTCTCCGGATGGGCGGTTGCTGGCGGCCTCCAGCCTGGAGGGGCGCATCGTTGTCTGGGAGGTCCCCAGCAAACGACTCGTCCACGTCCACGAGGAGCGCGATGCACAGTTCACCCACCCCGCCTTCACGCCCGATGGCACGGAGCTGGTGGCGCCGACCACCAGCCAGCGCCTCCAGCGTCTCCATGTGAGCGATTGGAGCCCGGCGGGGACCTTTGCCGGCTCCCTCGCCGGAATGAGCTCCGTGGACTTCAGTCCGGACGGCGGGCTCTTCACCACCACGAAGGGTGGCTTCCGCGTGTTCGACACGCGGACGAACACCTGCCTGCTCCACCACGACGTGGACAACGACTTCTACTACAGCAACTCCGCCTTCAGCCCCGACGGCACGGCCGTGGCCTGGGGTGAGCCCGACGGCACCGTGAGCCTGTGGGGCCCGACCCCGGCTGGGTGA
- a CDS encoding response regulator transcription factor produces the protein MSNTGADGHRPSLLLVDDDATLRERLARAFRERGWDVTTAGNHEEALAAAKRESPEYAVVDLRMPGRSGLEVVKDLLAVDASTRAIVLTGYGSIATTVDAIRLGAVNYLPKPADVDDILAAFERASGEPSLPAPETFEAPSLARAEWEHIHRVLADCGGNISEASRKLGIHRRSLQRKLQKYPPAR, from the coding sequence GTGAGCAACACGGGTGCGGATGGGCATCGTCCGAGTCTGTTGTTGGTGGACGACGACGCGACGCTTCGGGAGCGGCTGGCGCGAGCGTTCCGTGAGCGCGGCTGGGATGTCACCACCGCGGGGAATCACGAAGAGGCGCTCGCGGCGGCGAAGCGCGAGTCACCCGAGTACGCGGTCGTGGACCTGCGCATGCCGGGGCGCAGCGGCCTGGAGGTGGTGAAGGACCTGCTGGCGGTGGATGCGTCCACGCGAGCCATCGTCCTCACGGGCTACGGGAGCATCGCGACCACGGTGGATGCCATTCGACTGGGGGCGGTGAACTACCTGCCCAAGCCGGCGGACGTGGACGACATCCTCGCGGCCTTCGAGCGTGCGTCGGGAGAGCCCTCGCTCCCCGCGCCGGAGACCTTCGAGGCGCCTTCCCTGGCGCGCGCGGAGTGGGAGCACATCCATCGGGTGCTCGCCGACTGCGGAGGCAACATCTCCGAGGCCTCACGCAAGCTCGGCATCCACCGCCGCTCACTCCAGCGCAAGCTCCAGAAGTATCCGCCCGCGCGTTAG